ctgatccacaggtccatccatctggtccatcaagagtcactctcatctcatcggtccataaaacctttgaaaaaaatctgtcttcagatatttcttggcctagttttgacgtttcaacttatgtttcttgttcagtggtggttgggtttcagccctccttaccttggccatgtctttgagcactgaacaccttgtacttctgggcactccaggtaggttgcagctctggaatatgaaagtactggaggataatgggttcctggtagcttcatgtttgattcttctcaaatctttggcagctaatttgcatcttttgttctcaacacgtttcttgcgaccctgttggctatctgcaacaaaatgtttgatggttctgtgatcacacaccaatatcttagcaattccaaaaatgctgcatccctctgaaagactttttacaatttttgacttttcagagtcagttaaatctcttttttggcccattttgcctgaggaaaactagctgcctaataattctgcacaccttgatatagggtgttgatctccttaggccacaccctccctcattacacaaatacacatcacctgacgtgcttaaatccaataagcattcaagttaatacagcttggagttggaatatacgcattaaaaatgatgatatggtcaaaatactcacttgcctaataattatgcacacagTGTACACTCACATCAGCCttaagcattttaaataaattatcatgTACCACACCAGTGCTGGTTACCATTACCAGCTCTACAAGGTGTTGTccattgaaaacttttttttcagcAGTCCTTTGTTGTCACACACAAGTGAACTGATTTTCTGGTAATCATCCATCCACCACACTGCAGAATATTAACTTCTTTTTGCAATTTGAGCGTTTTCGTCCATGAAAGTTTTACTGAGGCACTCGGCTCAAAGACTATAATGCAATACATGACTGAGCTAAATCCTGTAAgattttattaaggaaaatggaaGAACATAAATGTATTATGGGGGTACAGGTTCTTTAACTAGCTGCACTGAGGATAATAACATTCTGTTTTCACTCGAGGCATAGACTCAGACATTGTCCCACCATTAATGAGTCAATAAAAGCTTCGGTTGTATACCTTGATCAAAACCTTGCTGTCGGTAATGAGCCAACGCCAGCTCTTCTACTGAACACATGACAGTCTCTGATGAGGTGGAGGGGTTTTCATTTTGTCCTTGCGACTGGACAATGTCCTCCATCAAGAACACTGATTTTCCCATCCCCGTCTGTGGACACATCTTTCCTCGAATGGTCACCTGCAAAGCAAAGCAACGTCCATCACAAACTTCAGGCAGACACTACTATGCCAAACATCGGACATTTTCAGATTTgctttttagattttcttttacaaACACGGCCATAACTGTGAATACAAACAAGAGGACACCCAACAGCTAAGGATGGAATCTGCCAAGAAACcacaatatatagggtggtccacatctaattatgcaattttcattacgctataacttattaagtttattacatagaaaatcacctgaaaaatcctggaccatcgagaagtgtgcgaactgacgacatgaagaatcgtctttgcgccaaactggaatcgtccccgcataaatcaaagtcatccagacgatctggacctgcataattagatctggaccaccctgtagtaggGTTTACCCCAatgttctggctaaattgcccaccacggcctagtcattctagcccccctaatcatcccctgtcactaattggctgtctctctcaTTACTAATGTAGTACCAGGGTCCCCACTCTGCTTAAGAAGTCATTTTCCAGGTAAGTGTACTCTTAAAAATGTGTGCTCGTACGTAGACAAGCATCTACTAATACCAACTAGACTTTATTACATTTACATGATTGACTTTCAtatcacattttaatatgttaatgaCATGAACGAACATTTGAATAATGTATGAGTTACATTGGTTAccggtttcttcaagaatcaaatataaaattattcttctcgcTTTTAAAGTCCTTCATTGTtcagcccctcattatctgtctgagctgctgcttccttacactcctgcccgtgcattacGATCATCGGACGCTAAGTTACTcattgtacctaaatacaggttaataaCTATGGGTGGAGTGCTTTCAgagtgatggcccctaaaatgtGGAATTCTCTCCTTCTCAGTCTTCGCATGGAAaagtctattattaatttcaaacatctgttaaaaacacatctcttcaatgagtattattcttcttcatgtatgtaatttctacgtTCTTGTATTGAACTGTAAAGCGTCCGGgagtgtatgaaaggtgctacataaataaaacttattattattattctttaatgaATGAATCAACAGTAAATGTTTTACGAATCCAAATCAAATCAGCAAAGTTATGGCAAATTATATTAGGACAATTCAATGTTTCTTCAACAAAAGTAaatcaaatgttaaaataaaaatatctgcttgttttcctttctccttACATTTCCAACTGCACCATTCACAGCATCACCATACCCAAATGTTAGGCTCCTAGGTTAGATTTGTGGAGATACCGCAGCAGCACAAGGTTAGCGATTAACGATAACTTCAATATTCAATATTAGCTTTTAAAACGATAGTATGACTTAAGATTTCAATTTACTATTTTGTTACTATTTTAACTGTAAATAATTGAATTTCAgtaaataagttaacaaaacCTTGGCTCAAACTGCCACCAaatattgtaggaataaagctggacagtttaacatctgtggcagagcaacgggcactaagcaaacatgaagaatccactgcatccacttaacagtatcatctccagacagaggagcagcttcagtgacagactgaggagaccccacactatgcgactcttcaattccaccccaggGGGaaggtaaatgctaacattcttcgaagttattgtctgtttttacatgcatttttattactctttaatatttttcttttttttgtgtgtgtttttgtatcagtatgatgctgctaaGATTATATGAAtatttccttgggattaataaagtatctatctatctacagtacaggccaaaagtttggacacacctcctcattcaatgtgttttctttattttcatgaccatatacattggtagattctcactgaaggcatcagaactatgaatgaacacatgtggagttatgtacttaacaaaaaaggtgaaataactgaaaacatgttttatattctagtttcttcaaaatagccaccctttgctctgattactgctttgcacactcttggcattctctctctgagcttcaacaggtagtcacctgaaatggtttaattcagttatttcaccttttttgttaagtacataactccacatgtgttcattcatagttttgatgccttcagtgagaatctaccaatgtatatggtcatgaaaataaagaaaacacattgaatgaggaggtgtgtccaaacttttggcctgtactgtatctatctatctatcatttttgtAGGTAGGCATTTTGTAAAGTATTGCACTAATAACGCAAGCATTTTTCAGTCCAGTAGATGGCAAcataatgcttttttttatttgattgattttattaaaatcaaataacattccatacaaataaatcaagttttacaaaaaaatttcgaaacaaatcaacctccacctctGGGAAAGagagccagcagagtaaaactttaagctaataaaaataagggaatagataatttaataaataaataaataaagataaatggagtaaaataggggagagaatccgcttcctcaatctaaatgtttattctaaaatgttattgatcagatcctgccaggttttgaaaaagttatgtACAgtgtgaattagatttttttccaatttgagataatatataacatcagttacccactgacttaaaagaggagagttaggattcttccagttgaatgCTTTCTGTTACAAAAATTGaatgacatttattttcatttccatttttcacACTATTGGTGCCATTAGTTAAAAGGTTGTTGGCTAATCTGAGAGACAAATACAACTGCTTTCTGCAGAGGATTATGGGGCAAGCAGAAAATATGAATAAGTAAGTGTGTATTCTGAAAAGGAGGTTTCTGGCGTGAGAAACATAACCTATAGACGCTCTTGGTTTTAACTCCTAATTTAGTGTGTtggtgtatatttatatttttttcactatttaaGGTTCAAAAATggtaatgcataaaatattctgAATTGTTAAATGCCCTGTGCCAGTTTCGGCATTGTTGATTTCTTACAACAGCAATAAATTGTGTGAGAGTCTCTCTTGCACACCTCAGTCACACCATAAGAACATGTCATTAGCACATTAGTGATACGCCCGTATAATACGTATGTGAAGCACTAGCATGGTGGTGTCGTGGTAGTGCTTCTGACTCACAGAATGGATACCAGGGTTCAcgtcccaagtcctccctgcatgttcttCCTTTGTCCGCatgtttcctcacacagtccaaagacatgcaggttaggtgatgaTAAACTGGCCCTAGGGTGTGGATGGGTGGGTGTATGAGTGTGTTCGCCCACCAATGGACTGGAAccctgtcctgggattgttcctgatTATTCTATGCCTGCTGGGATACGCTCCAGCTCCCTAAAAACCCTGCTCAGGATGAAgaaagttaagaaaatggatagacggatgttttaaaatacttttatttttgaatttaatgAACTTATTGAATATTTCTATTATCCTTAGTTATTTTATAAACAAGGTCAATGTTAACTATCACAAAATTCTGgataaaaattgattttaacaTTTGTATTAAATTTCTGAAAATGACCAATGACGTTGTTATTAAGGTAGCTACTCCTACATCTTAAGTACATAAAATTAATCACAATGTCTAATTGATGTGGCAAAGGTTTAGATTTCAGAAAACACTTTTTCCATGTTCATGACAACAAATGAACTTAACGTACAAGTAACATTACAATATATCACATTACCATGACTTACTCTGTATCATCGCACAAATAAGCAGATACTCTACTgagagacaaaaaataaataaatcgcccATTATCATGTGTCAACTAATGAGTGTTGCTTTACCCAAGACACTACAGTATCACTAAAACTGGGCACTGTTGTCAAATCATTGACTGTTAATAGGCTAAATCCTTCCTACTGCTGAATAAGTGAACTggaatacattatatataatttattataacaCACATGAGCAAAAAAATCTTGGCAGAACTTTTGTCTGATCAGTAGGGTTGAATATCAGCATTGATGTCCGGATCTGATGTGATTCCGATTCACAATGCCCCGAGATTAAACTCGACtttatcttgactgaattagcatgcactgatatatttAAGTGGTAttttttagaaattacttaaCCATGTATAGAGCGCATTAACATAACATGACAAATTTcaataacactttatttgaagggtgtctgcatagtgacttcataacatatgcataagcgacatttaagaagaaataatgaacagttaacatcagtatCTGGAATATGTGGAACAAAATATCactgctttaaaaaaacaaacaaacaaacaaacaaaaaaaaaaaaaccaacattcACCATAATCAGAGCTACACATATTATGGGGGCTCCTTGTTTTAATGCAATGCAATGACATCCACCTTATAAAACATCTGTGTCATCTTGcgaataatctatatatataattcactaagggcatgcaagacacagagccccgcccgccaactgtaagaccatgggatacgcacgacagggccaggcccgccaactcacagagccctgcccatcaactctaagaccatgggatacgctcaacagagccccgcccaccaactctaaccctcctcctgcgtcatggaatacgcacgacagagccccgcccgccaactgtaaccctcctcctgcgtccaccgtcgctctcgaggcatgtgcactgcctgctcatgtgcccacatgCAACAACTCACCATACACAGCCTCAGTCGATTTCgcctgtgctacagtccacatgcacctctgagccacgttgacttttcagaGTTCTTtttggttccggctgcttttctataatcgaccaagttgcctgaccatggggtatgcacgacagagccccaactgcccactctaaccctcctcccgttcCCGTCATGGGGaaggcacgacagagccccgcctgccaactgtaagactatcacagctgctacctcacaaactgtccttattccccagatttccctgaccccatcagattcaaatttaccttttacttttacacacagacaATTTGCTGTTAGATTGccatttgcaatgacaattaataaggcacagggccaaactttcaaaaagatatgcctgtatctgccaaaacctgttttcagtcacggacaattgtatgttgctctctccagagttccaccttttcattcactgacagttgtatcctcaaaccctccctatttggacaactgcgtctttcaggaagtgttcacacatcaataaataattatgcggcgtagcgggttggctagtataataaataatcaaatactgcttcttaaaacaataaatattattCAATAACCTATTAGGGTGTTATGAAACTCCATGTAGACACAgttcaactaaactgttagccaaatttattcccctattatacatttaaaattattttatattagtcaaaattaaagataGAGCAGAAAGACTtgtgtttttctataattctacaagttacacatatcttcagttgctcactTGTAGCAGTCATGTTAATCAGTCTCACAAATGTGTCCTCACAGTCCTCAGACAAAAAGGATCTGATGCTTTTTGACAGCGGCACTAAATGAATGGAACATAAGAGACAAAGAACCAGCTGGCCATTGTGACTGATAAGGCCGCTATCATGGAGCTACTTCAAGTCGGCCAATTTGATCACACGCTCACTTTTGTATCGCAAGCTGCATTGAAGATTCCAACAACTGCCCCCTTGCTTTGCCAGGTGAGGTGTGTTGTAGTGTCTCttacctttacagataaaaactgctaTAGTTATTTTTCGGGCACGAGGCAGCTTAAATGGAAACTTCTTCTTGTTTGGATTTTGACTGAGACAACTTTTCTGGGTGATGTTGAAATAAGTGatttctcaagttttttttttgttacaaatatAATTAACTTCTGAGCTGCACAGCTTATGTATGGCTTTGCTTTTTTCCAGTTGATCTTAACCAATGCACCGTTTGAATCTGCATTAAGTCCACACATCCGATTTAAGTGTCTAAGACGCTGATTTCAGCTAAAGAGGACACACCATTTTATGCAaagtagtaaagtgctttttccatAGAAAGCCTTAACAGGTGCATTAGCACCATCTACTGGGTCAAACACCAAAAataaagataagcaaaaatctacatatagtagctgagcaggatagagattcaAGAGATCGATCTTAGACTTTAAATAATCAACCTAAAAtcatataaatgaaaaatgatgattaactggaaaaattaatgtattaattataCTTTAATACAAATAAAGCTGGAATTGAATAATATGCTTGTTGTCTTAAGAGTTATTTGTGCCGTACCCCACCCAGCTGTGATCACAAAGTGCctggtttttgatttatttgcataatcttcaaatatattttatgcCAACTGTTACAGAAAGGACTagaattatttttacattcaatACTTTAAAGGTGTTTTCCTGGACAATTTCCAAGGGGTGTCCATGATTGTttcaattgttttaatatttgtattttttattttaggtacATATCTCCATGGGACAAATAAAAGACCTATCTATTTATAAACTTTATATTTCATACTAAGTTCTAACATCGCACTAAACATTGTAAAAACACAAAGATGAACTTAAATGTTTGACTCAATATGCAGACTGAGCATTCTGTACTGGAGTTTCTGCAGCCAATGTTATAGCAGATGTTATTGGCCTTTctgcaccaaaaaagaaaaatggtttaCAGGTTATTGTATTCTTATAAGAATGGAACAAGTATGTTGTGAGCCTTCTTGGTAATTATAGAAATAATGCTACATTTATCCAAAAAGAACACTTTGTTTCAGCAAAATATGACaatgaaaaatattgcaatactACACTGCAATAATCCCCCTCATCACTCAATTAACAGTTTTGTGGAACATAATGCCTTTAAGGAACTTAGAATATCAACATTACCTTGGATACATTAGATGAACAGGAACTAAGGACGGCTGAAAGTCCATTACTATCAACTCTTTATATTCCAGTTAAAACGTGACGAGCAACACACACTGACTTACATGCGAGACATCTTGCACATCCATAGATGGGACATCCTGGAGAAGTTTCCAGTGCTTTTTACAGCTTGGTGATTCTTTCATTCTGGCAGCACGCTGGAAGAGGGACAGTCGATGTCCTGTCCGAACCAGTGGATCAGACAGACCTTCTTTAATGCAATGTATAgccttttgaaaaagagaaagaatggcataggtagtacagtatatgtgctGGGGACTCAGAAAGTGTTCCAaccttttcactttctgcacacttttatcGTGCTGTGGATTtacttttaaattgataaatctgctactttgcccatcagtctacactgaatgacccataataacaaagtgaaaacatgttttcagaaaggtttgagaatttattaaaaaaaaaaaattaaaaacttaaatctctcattcatatacagtaagtattcagaccttttgctgtggcactccaaattgtggtcaggtgtatCATCTTTGATATGTGTCTAGAACCTGATTGGAGTCCATGACTGGGAAACTGAATTGAATGGAcaccatttagaaaggcacacatctgtgtgAATGTAAGGtccacaattcacattgcatgtcacgacaaaaaccaagccatgaagtataaggaactctctgtagacctccatgatcaaactgAGGTAAAGGACTGATGaaggcaagggtataaaaccaatTCTGAAGCTTTGGGTGTCCCCAGGAGCACAATGactcaataattgtaaaatggaagacATCTggagccaccaggactcttccttgagTTGGCAAAACTGACAAACTGGGTAAGAAGGGTTCTTGGGGTAAGAGAGGCGACCAAAAACCCAACAAGCTTCAGAGGTCCTGTGTtcagatggaaaaacatgttggGAGGACAACAGCAATATTTAACTAATCAGGCACTTAGGGTAGAGTGGCTAACAACCGCTTGGTATTTGCCatatggcatttaaaggacaTGAGGAAAAAAACTCTTTAGTCTAATGAGACAAGCATTGCACTCTTAAGGCAGagctccaagcactatgtctaaGCATTATGTAAAAACCCAATAGATAATGTCCTATCTAATACATATAATGGAATGCAAGTAGCagtttcctttctctttttatctGCTCTCAGTCTAGGTGTCGGCTTTGTAGTAAACCTCCTACCGTGTGGGACATAATCCTCAACAAAAGGCTTATGCACTCCCAATATTCCCAGGTGAATTCTATTGACTGGTCCTCAGATGGAGAAAATAGTCTGTGACAGGGTTTGGCATGGGTTCTGTGCAGTCCAGCCTCATTAAATACACAACACATTCATCTTGCTAACCTGAACACAACTTATCACTAAAACTTCACAGTCATAGTCATGTGCTTGTAAGAGTGTACTGTTTGAGATCGCAAAAGACTGCATCTGCACTACAAATTGATACTGCAATatgccaaaaaacaaaacaaaaaaaaaacaagaaacactaACAGAGCTTGACAACTGAACAAAAACACTCAATGTGTACCACCAGTGAAACATCTCCATGGGGGCCAGCAGCACATTTCCGTGCAGAACATCACCTCTAGCCCTTAAGAAGACAGAACAGGCCAAAGACTAAGCATTGCAACTGCTTTGTTCTTGTGGTTCCGAGATTAATAACCTCAGGGTAAAAGCCAGCAAATGCATTGTCTATTTCTGGGTACTGGTGGTACTTTCATATTGAAAGACATAACCTACATTTAGCTTTTTAAGGTCTTCCTTCTTCCAATTTAACAGGAGCCGGTTACATGAAAACACACACGTCCACAGTCACTTGATCGGAGGAAAAGAATTCAGGCCACTGCATTTAAGAGTCGTGGCAGTGCAGGTACATGtgtaaaacaagacaaaagatTTAGTGACTTTACTAGATAACCTGCCAGCATTTAAAAGACTTGCCAGAACAAATAATATTCCCTTGGTGAAACTTTAGACAAGAATTTCAATGGGAAATTGCTAGTTTAATGGTGCCCAGTCAGCCTGAACGTttgtgttgttattgtttattgtccTTCATATGGCCATTTTGTGAAAGAAcggaaatggttaaaaaaaaaaaacacacacacacacacacacatacactaacaaaataaataaataaatggaaaaggaAAAGCCCTATAGCTCCAATAACTAACACCCAAATAGTAtgaaaaaattagttttaaaaaggAGGCCCAGAAAGTGAAATCATCGAAAGTATCAGTAAAAATatcttgtttaaaaatatatatatatatttttgctctttttctttagATTGCCATTCTCTCATTCAATGTGTCATTCTGTTAATTAATGCAAGGTTCTTCTATAGTTAGTTGTGTATTTATCTTCAAAACTGTAAATAAAGTACTTTGGCTAGGCACTAAGGTAATTTCAAATATTGGCTACATTGTTCCTGCActgcttaaattattttttgtttacacaTACCTGATCAATACATTTAAGATGTTGCTGTAAATTAAGAGCCAGGCGATCCCACCATCTCCCTCTGCTATCGGGGCAGTATGTAGATTGAGAGAGTAAGTTACGAAGCTCTTCTACTGCttcctgaaaaaaaatgaaagactgttTATGAATTACCTTGGGAAACAACAGAATATTGGCAGATATTAAAAATACTTGAAATTCAATGGAATACAATAATTAACCAATTGaattacaaaacatttcaaaCTTCTAGTAGAAGGTTGTGGTGCCAACCTGCAGAACACAAGCCCTGGTTAAggtaccttatatatatatataaatagctaGAATTTATTTCCCTGTTTGAGTGAATTTATCATTGTAAATTGGCCAAACATGGGGCAGTGTCGGTAACTGTGCACTGCAGGACCCTGCCATCATATTCAGAGCtggtttttgctttaattctaagtgctgccagaatagatTCCAACACCTACCAATCatgacaagtttaaaaaaaaaaaaaaatgtatatgcatgGATAGATTAAATATAACactctttggggaaaaaaaagttgaataatgtatttttatgaaaGAAGATGttcttaatttaaaatacaattctaTTTGGACTATTTTTCAATAAGTGGAGTGCCTCAACACTGCTGGGGTTATTGAATGCTATAATTCAAATACAATATACAAGGAAAAGCAAAGCATTCTTGTCCAATCGTGAATGAGATAATTCATTCTAACTGGCGGGAATGTTTGTCTGCATCTGTGTTTGCTGATGAGATACGatgaatgtaatttttcatgctcATAAAAGATTGAATGCCTTTTGCACAACCATATGCGAGACTGCATGGCAAGTAAATTTGGGTAAGACTCCTGGTATCTGTGTCATTTGACACTGAAGAATGATGCGATATTTTGCTGTAATACTTAAAGTACAGCAAGTTAAATGTAGCTAAGCTCTTCATCAGCGTTTTCCTGATTATGTCTAAACCAGTGTTTcctaaactcggtcctggggaccccctgtggctgcagattttctttaTCTTGTTTACAACAGTTTTGTtgcatcttattaatgacaattaaaaacgagcagagcagacaccgaGGCAAACAACCCTGAATCATGAAAGTATGCacctactttagcgtcagacccactaattagtaaataatggattgaacaattagaacacccggaaaaagagaatgaaaatcgagatgaaaatattgttaaaaagaaaacttagttttctaatttctatattgttaccaaaacacagaacttgggaaataacagttcacttaattagcccaggagttcaattaaaaaaacagaagctggttggaacaaaaccctgcagccacaatgggtgcccaggactgagtttgggaagcactggtctagtGGACTGTGTTACTTATGCTAATctgttaaaagtaaaaacatgATGCCACCAGGAATTTATAGCAGTCAGAATGtccaatttaaaattacatctaGATCAAAAATTGctttacaaaatacagtacaattttgTAGTTTCACAAATATTTGTTGGAAACAACAAAAAttgataatatactgtatgtttctaataaatatcaaacttttattttgtcactttgccaaatcatttcaaatttgaTGAGCAAAATATCTAAAACTGAAATCGCCCAGtcaaaataagtaaacaaaaaaaactcagtttctagcaatattttattcacaatgaaTAGTAGTGTTTTCACTTGTACTATAACTAGAACATGATCAAGTTATCCCAACCTTGTACATGCGTAGCCTCTGCAAAACCTCCACTCCTCGTGACAGGATTCGTGTGTAGACCCAACCAACAGTGAAACAACGCAGATATACAGGCAGGTTCTCAAAATAGctacataaatacaaaacaaaacaaacaaaaaaaaaatcaggcagtACTACAATGTACAACTGTTATCACTTCACAGATCAGAAATTAATCTTGAAGGTTTTGTCACTCTAATTTAGGGTACAAATGTATGAAGTGGATTTTACTTGAAATATGAAAGAGGAACCTGTGGTAAAAGACTTACCTAAATTTAAAAAACCCAATATATATGCTGGCAAAATACACATAAAAGATACTAAGATATCACAAAATTAGGACATTGTTACCTAAACTTCTAAAAagactcaggaaaaaaaaaatgaacaagaaagcTTTAGGCAATTTTAAATGGGGACCACATGTTTTTTAGAATGCATAAGCAATTTATTACAAGCTCACaagttataaattaaaaacaaatatgaatttaacttagcAAAAGTgtccatatacagtcatatgaaaaagtttgggaacccctcttaattctttggatttttgtttatcattggctgagcttttaaagtagcaacttccttttaatataaagacatgccttatgaaaacaatgtcactgttgaaatactACTAAGTTTATTgggttaacagaaaatatgcaacatgcatcataacaaaattagacaggtgcataaatgtgggcaccccaacagagacatgacatcaatacttagttgagcctccttttgctaatctaacaacctctagacgctgtcctcctatagcctttgaggagtgtctggattctggatggaggtatttttgttcattcttccatacaaaatctctccagttcagttaaatttgatggctgctgagc
This genomic window from Polypterus senegalus isolate Bchr_013 chromosome 12, ASM1683550v1, whole genome shotgun sequence contains:
- the fan1 gene encoding fanconi-associated nuclease 1 produces the protein MTLGNITDEVSRLHGKLYIVVLPDFFFVCFVLYLCSYFENLPVYLRCFTVGWVYTRILSRGVEVLQRLRMYKEAVEELRNLLSQSTYCPDSRGRWWDRLALNLQQHLKCIDQAIHCIKEGLSDPLVRTGHRLSLFQRAARMKESPSCKKHWKLLQDVPSMDVQDVSHVTIRGKMCPQTGMGKSVFLMEDIVQSQGQNENPSTSSETVMCSVEELALAHYRQQGFDQGIHGEGSTFSTLFGLLMWDIIFMGGIEDVFRNTYQVCPLDLHTDSFYENRKTPIEERLDLLQEASVETLQMLVAETWNSQQGKINPLVNWERFVSLEQAQSLAVCLGGVFLSGLIRRLCKDYRHCRGGLPDLVVWETQTLKYKLVEVKGPSDRLSHKQMIWLDELHKLGAEVEVCHVTAIGARSLRVS